One genomic window of Maribacter aquivivus includes the following:
- a CDS encoding glucosaminidase domain-containing protein: MKKIILLVLLMGIGLTSCKSKKRYSDQLRTKNVQNERRKSTTDISKKEGNASLPAEPSKFVRFNINSPSEYISKFAETAQLEMMGYGIPASITLAQGLLESGNGKGELAMKTNNHFGIKCHKGWEGDYDFHDDDEKGECFRKYNHPMYSFRDHSIFLTTRSRYAFLFNLRHTDYKGWARGLRKAGYATDPRYPQKLIYLIEKYDLHKYDKQTRKVNYDNSAVVTTDSNNIHTVQKGDTLYSLSRKYYMSVDELMKLNNLRSADLSIGQPIKVK; this comes from the coding sequence ATGAAAAAGATAATTTTATTGGTGTTGTTAATGGGTATAGGGTTGACATCCTGTAAATCTAAAAAAAGATACTCAGACCAATTACGTACAAAAAACGTTCAAAACGAACGTAGAAAATCAACTACAGATATTTCTAAAAAAGAAGGAAATGCAAGTCTGCCTGCAGAGCCATCTAAATTTGTTCGTTTCAATATAAATTCCCCGTCCGAATACATAAGCAAATTTGCAGAGACCGCCCAGCTAGAGATGATGGGTTATGGTATACCTGCGAGTATTACTTTGGCACAAGGACTTTTAGAAAGTGGTAACGGCAAAGGAGAGTTGGCAATGAAAACCAATAATCACTTTGGTATTAAATGTCATAAAGGTTGGGAAGGTGATTATGATTTTCATGATGATGATGAAAAGGGAGAATGCTTTAGAAAATACAACCATCCAATGTATTCTTTTAGAGACCACAGTATTTTCTTGACGACAAGATCGAGATACGCATTTCTTTTTAATTTAAGACATACGGATTATAAAGGTTGGGCAAGGGGCTTAAGAAAGGCGGGCTATGCAACGGATCCAAGGTATCCACAAAAGCTTATCTATTTAATAGAAAAGTACGATTTGCATAAATATGATAAGCAAACTAGAAAAGTCAATTATGACAATTCAGCGGTAGTCACAACAGATTCTAATAACATACATACGGTACAAAAAGGTGATACCTTATATTCATTATCAAGAAAGTACTATATGAGTGTCGATGAACTGATGAAGTTGAATAATTTGCGAAGTGCAGATTTATCTATTGGGCAGCCTATTAAAGTCAAATAA
- a CDS encoding 1-aminocyclopropane-1-carboxylate deaminase/D-cysteine desulfhydrase — protein sequence MQSINQLVEHPLLAEKQVTLVIKREDLLHPFISGNKYRKLKYNLLAAEAENQTTILTFGGAYSNHIAATAYAAKEKGFRAIGIIRGEELEKSWQTNTTLEKAFDDGMRFKFISRNDYREKETLEFIEGLKKEFGDFYLVPEGGTNSLAIKGCEEIITKDDEEFDVVCTSVGTGGTASGLINASFPHQNVLGFSALKGDFLKDEIEKKVNNKRWQLLTEYHFGGYAKTSKELILFINEFKEKTGITLDPIYTGKMIFGLFDMIKHDTFAPKTKILAIHTGGLQGIAGMNSVLKKKNLPLLNI from the coding sequence TTGCAAAGCATCAATCAACTTGTTGAACATCCTTTATTAGCAGAAAAGCAAGTTACCCTTGTTATTAAACGCGAAGATCTTCTACACCCTTTTATTTCGGGTAATAAATACAGAAAACTCAAGTACAATTTATTGGCTGCTGAAGCAGAAAACCAGACCACTATACTAACTTTTGGTGGCGCATATTCAAATCATATAGCGGCGACGGCTTATGCTGCAAAAGAAAAAGGATTTCGTGCTATTGGGATAATACGTGGAGAAGAGCTTGAAAAATCTTGGCAAACAAACACTACCTTAGAAAAGGCTTTTGACGATGGAATGCGTTTTAAATTCATAAGCAGAAACGACTATAGGGAAAAAGAGACTCTAGAATTCATTGAAGGTTTAAAAAAGGAATTTGGTGATTTTTATTTAGTGCCAGAAGGTGGCACAAATAGTTTGGCCATAAAAGGTTGCGAAGAAATTATTACCAAAGATGATGAAGAGTTTGATGTTGTTTGCACCAGTGTTGGTACAGGTGGTACAGCATCGGGATTAATAAATGCATCTTTTCCACATCAGAATGTTTTGGGATTTTCTGCATTGAAAGGTGATTTTTTGAAAGATGAAATTGAAAAAAAGGTCAACAATAAACGTTGGCAATTATTGACAGAATATCACTTTGGGGGTTACGCAAAAACATCCAAAGAACTAATTCTATTTATAAATGAGTTTAAAGAAAAAACAGGTATTACTTTAGATCCAATTTATACCGGAAAAATGATTTTTGGGTTGTTCGATATGATAAAGCACGATACTTTTGCACCAAAAACAAAGATTTTAGCAATACATACAGGTGGTTTGCAAGGTATTGCTGGCATGAATAGTGTACTGAAAAAGAAAAATTTACCTTTGTTGAATATATGA
- a CDS encoding DUF5522 domain-containing protein has protein sequence MKEIIPIEEGDFYWSENGFRVFTKQFHLKRGYCCESGCRHCPYGYDPKTNMQ, from the coding sequence ATGAAAGAGATAATCCCCATAGAGGAAGGTGATTTTTATTGGTCTGAAAATGGCTTTAGAGTCTTCACAAAACAATTTCATCTAAAAAGAGGGTATTGCTGTGAGAGCGGTTGCAGACATTGCCCATATGGCTATGACCCAAAAACAAACATGCAATAA
- a CDS encoding DUF4136 domain-containing protein, translating into MKNIKLLGLPLLLLVFITSCSSISVLSDYDQKADFNGYKSYAFYKTGIDKAQISDLDKKRILRAIETEMSSRGFVKSETPDILVSIFTKEQERVDVYNNNYGWGGAWGWGYNPYTWGPGFGWGGGTSVSASTQGSLYIDLIDNKTSELVWQGKGEGTLSNTKNIEKKEERIREFVSQILEQYPPSTVAMK; encoded by the coding sequence ATGAAAAACATCAAATTACTTGGCTTACCGCTGCTACTTTTAGTTTTTATTACATCGTGTTCATCTATTAGTGTACTTTCTGATTATGATCAAAAAGCAGATTTTAACGGATATAAATCTTACGCCTTCTACAAAACAGGTATAGATAAAGCACAGATATCTGATTTGGATAAAAAACGAATTCTAAGAGCTATTGAAACTGAAATGAGTTCTAGAGGCTTTGTAAAGTCTGAAACGCCAGATATATTGGTAAGCATATTTACGAAAGAACAAGAAAGAGTTGATGTTTACAATAACAACTACGGTTGGGGCGGTGCCTGGGGATGGGGTTACAACCCTTACACTTGGGGACCTGGTTTTGGTTGGGGTGGCGGAACTAGTGTAAGCGCAAGCACACAAGGTTCTCTTTACATTGACCTTATAGATAATAAAACAAGCGAATTGGTATGGCAGGGTAAAGGTGAAGGCACACTATCTAACACCAAAAACATAGAAAAAAAAGAAGAACGTATTAGAGAATTTGTTTCTCAGATTTTAGAGCAATACCCACCTAGCACGGTTGCAATGAAATAA
- a CDS encoding Lrp/AsnC family transcriptional regulator yields MTEKLDDIDRAILKILQKDAKTVAKSIAEQLGLTKTPVYERIKRLEQDGFIKNYVAILNKDKIEESITVFSFVSLEAQKGAMMDDFFEQVMKYPEVVECFVVGGEFDFLLKVIVKNLDAYYNFAKFKIASLPSIGGVKSAFVLNEVKNDTHFPLL; encoded by the coding sequence ATGACAGAGAAATTAGATGATATAGATAGAGCCATATTAAAAATATTACAGAAAGATGCCAAGACGGTGGCAAAGTCTATAGCAGAACAATTGGGACTGACTAAAACTCCCGTTTATGAGCGTATTAAAAGATTAGAGCAAGATGGGTTTATCAAGAACTATGTAGCAATTTTGAATAAAGATAAAATTGAAGAAAGTATTACGGTCTTTAGTTTTGTGTCATTAGAGGCTCAAAAAGGAGCTATGATGGATGATTTTTTTGAGCAGGTAATGAAATACCCAGAAGTGGTGGAGTGTTTTGTTGTGGGTGGTGAGTTTGATTTTCTATTAAAAGTAATTGTCAAAAACCTTGATGCCTATTATAATTTCGCCAAGTTTAAAATAGCTTCGTTACCAAGTATTGGCGGAGTTAAAAGTGCATTCGTCTTAAATGAAGTAAAGAATGACACTCATTTTCCATTGCTATAA
- a CDS encoding aromatic amino acid hydroxylase has translation MNTSEYESNPILDKLPKHLRQYIKPQNYEDYTPINQAVWRYVMRKNVDYLSKVAHKSYSEGLRKTGISIENIPNMYGMNRILKDLGWAAVAVDGFIPPAAFMEFQAYNVLVIASDIRQLENIAYTPAPDIIHEGAGHAPIIANPEYAAYLRRFGEIGCKAISSAKDFELYEAVRHLSIIKEAKGTPIEEIEKSEKHIEFLQDNMGNPSEMAFIRNLHWWTVEYGLIGTLEDPKIYGAGLLSSIGESQWCMTDNVKKLPYSIEAAKTSFDITKKQPQLFVTPDFAFLSQVLEDFANTMALRRGGLSGLQKLIDSKELGTIELTTGLQVSGNFESLISHEGKPIYFQTKGKSALAYREKELVGQDVNQHETGFGSPIGRLKGINIPIEDMSPRDLKAYKIYEGEIVSLDFTGGINVTGKIITGTRNLQGRIILITFENCKVTHKGITLFESNEELYNMAIGEEIVSAYHGPADLKSFDLLDHSLSTGSKKNDQVGLSELESYYKLIRDFREGNNTIISRTKVFEVIQEKYPKDWLLPIEIYELAILSNEKILPEKIKAHLENIKRDQPNLGQLIDDGLELAAIKSKV, from the coding sequence ATGAATACTTCTGAATATGAAAGCAATCCTATTTTAGATAAGCTTCCTAAGCATTTAAGACAATACATAAAGCCTCAAAACTATGAGGACTATACGCCTATTAATCAGGCTGTGTGGCGTTATGTAATGCGCAAGAATGTAGATTACCTAAGTAAGGTTGCACATAAATCTTATTCTGAAGGGTTACGCAAAACAGGTATTTCAATTGAAAACATCCCCAATATGTACGGTATGAACCGTATTCTGAAGGATTTAGGTTGGGCCGCTGTTGCCGTGGACGGATTTATTCCACCCGCTGCTTTCATGGAGTTTCAAGCATATAATGTACTGGTAATTGCGTCAGACATTCGCCAGTTAGAAAATATTGCTTACACACCTGCCCCAGATATTATTCACGAAGGTGCCGGGCATGCCCCCATTATTGCCAACCCCGAATATGCTGCTTATTTAAGACGTTTTGGCGAAATAGGATGCAAAGCAATATCTAGTGCTAAAGATTTTGAACTGTACGAAGCGGTACGCCATCTTTCGATTATTAAAGAAGCCAAAGGCACGCCTATAGAAGAAATTGAAAAATCTGAGAAGCATATAGAATTTCTTCAAGATAATATGGGCAATCCTAGTGAAATGGCTTTCATTAGAAACCTGCATTGGTGGACGGTTGAATACGGGCTCATAGGCACTCTAGAGGATCCTAAAATATATGGCGCGGGACTTTTATCTTCTATTGGTGAAAGTCAGTGGTGCATGACCGATAATGTCAAAAAACTACCTTACTCTATTGAAGCGGCAAAGACCTCTTTTGATATCACCAAAAAACAACCGCAACTATTCGTAACTCCGGATTTTGCATTTTTAAGCCAAGTGTTAGAAGACTTTGCCAATACTATGGCTTTGAGAAGAGGAGGTTTATCAGGTTTACAGAAACTTATCGACTCTAAAGAATTAGGTACAATTGAACTAACCACTGGCTTACAAGTATCTGGTAATTTCGAATCACTGATTTCTCATGAAGGCAAACCTATTTACTTTCAAACGAAAGGAAAATCTGCTTTGGCATACCGAGAAAAAGAATTGGTTGGGCAAGATGTCAATCAGCATGAAACTGGTTTTGGCTCCCCTATTGGTAGACTTAAAGGCATCAATATCCCTATTGAAGATATGAGTCCAAGAGACCTTAAAGCATATAAAATTTATGAAGGAGAAATTGTTTCATTAGATTTTACAGGAGGTATTAATGTTACCGGTAAAATTATAACGGGTACGCGTAATCTTCAGGGTCGTATTATTTTAATAACTTTCGAGAATTGTAAAGTGACACATAAAGGGATTACACTTTTTGAATCTAACGAAGAATTATATAACATGGCTATTGGTGAAGAAATTGTTTCTGCCTACCATGGTCCTGCAGATTTAAAGAGTTTTGACCTTTTAGACCATTCGCTAAGTACCGGCAGTAAAAAGAATGACCAAGTAGGTTTAAGTGAACTGGAATCGTACTATAAACTAATTCGTGATTTTAGAGAAGGCAACAACACCATCATATCTAGAACAAAGGTTTTTGAGGTAATACAAGAAAAATATCCGAAAGACTGGCTATTGCCGATTGAAATTTATGAATTGGCAATTTTAAGTAACGAAAAAATACTACCGGAGAAAATAAAAGCACATCTTGAAAACATTAAGCGAGATCAACCTAACCTTGGACAATTAATTGATGACGGATTAGAATTGGCAGCTATAAAATCTAAGGTTTAA
- a CDS encoding DUF4230 domain-containing protein, whose amino-acid sequence MKKIFLGLVIGATLLFAFQTCQDDKEDKSILEENSMLIQQEITNVSKLVVTEGHFAEVYNYKDSKELFGPLLRAEKKALVVVNADVTVAYDLSKIDFEIDEASKTVKIKSIPDAEINLNPDFEYYDVTADYLNQFDAADYNKIKKTVKASLMKKVEASALRTNAENRLISELQKFYILTNSMGWRLTYQEQTIESLDGLQLLKP is encoded by the coding sequence ATGAAAAAGATATTTTTAGGCTTAGTAATAGGAGCGACATTATTGTTTGCCTTTCAAACTTGTCAAGATGACAAAGAAGATAAATCTATTCTAGAAGAAAATTCTATGCTCATTCAGCAAGAAATTACCAATGTTTCTAAATTAGTGGTAACAGAGGGGCATTTTGCAGAAGTCTATAATTACAAAGACTCGAAAGAACTTTTTGGTCCGCTTTTAAGAGCTGAGAAAAAAGCGTTAGTAGTGGTAAATGCAGATGTAACCGTAGCTTATGATTTAAGTAAGATTGATTTTGAAATTGACGAGGCAAGTAAAACGGTAAAAATCAAAAGCATACCAGATGCAGAAATTAATCTGAATCCTGATTTTGAATATTACGACGTAACCGCAGATTACCTGAATCAGTTTGATGCCGCAGATTATAACAAAATAAAGAAAACAGTGAAGGCTTCTTTAATGAAAAAGGTAGAAGCTTCTGCGTTGCGTACCAATGCTGAAAATAGGCTTATTAGCGAATTGCAGAAATTCTATATTCTTACCAATTCTATGGGTTGGAGATTGACGTATCAAGAACAGACCATTGAATCTTTAGATGGCTTACAACTTCTTAAACCTTAG